The following DNA comes from Oreochromis niloticus isolate F11D_XX linkage group LG23, O_niloticus_UMD_NMBU, whole genome shotgun sequence.
GACAGCTGCTTCTTTGTATCAAAATAAACTTGTAGAAGcaaattctttttctttgttgcttGTGAGTTGAACTGTATGAATATGCTATACTGAAATCACttcaacagtcatctcaaggtgctttatattgcaaggtaaagacTACAATATTAGACAGAAAATGCCAACAACCAGCGATCCCCCTGTGGGCGAGATGAAGagcttccttttaacaggaagagacctccatCAGAAGAGCAGACATCTGCCTCAACAGGAAAGATCAAAAGACAGCAGACCAGCGGATGAAGTTAATAACATACAATACAACATACAAGAGTTATAAAAACTTTCAAGGCCAAATTCAAAAGTAGAGAGGACGTCAAGAGTATTGTATTCACTATATTgagataatataataaaaagatACTTTTATTACTatatgtgaggagaaggattttaagtTCCGGATTGAACGGAGTCAGTAAAGAGTTGATAGTGTGGGAGAAATATGATCTCTCTTTTCCTTTCCTGGTACCTGGAAAATTGTACTATTAGTTGACATTTTAGTTATTCTTTAAGTGATGTTATTATTGTTGGTAATACTAATTAGTAGATACAATAAGGCTTTTGGTGGTGTACAACCACAAACTTTAACATTGTATTTGATATTATACGCTATCAGGTGCTTGCTAAAATTTCAGATCATTCATTCATAATGGTCTGCAATTCTTATGAGTTGTGCTTTATGTTGAAGCAAACTGAAGGTCCTGGTTATAGCGTTTCCGCCATGTTTAACCTGCAggcttttactttgacagtggTGAACCGGAAGTGGATCTACGCCCCTTGAAGTCGGCTAGATTCTACTTTGCTGGACACCAAGGACAGGGGTCCATGATGAGTGGAGGTCCAACCTTACGGCGGGTCACTGTTGGTGGGGGTTCAGGCCAGCAAGCAGGTATGGGAGGACCTGTGGCTCAACAGCAGCAAGGACAGACAGGTAGGAGACTTGGAAAGCTGAGTTAGTATTTTATCTGAGCACAGCATCACAGTTATGTGACAGCCAGCCATAGAGTGCTTTGCcgtgtttcttcagttttcttcagtttcGAGACTTTACTGATGACAGTCATTAGTTTTTGAATTATAATGAATTAAGTGTGATGCTCCATTTAAAAATTATGGGCACTTTAAGAGGTAGGAAGGGGAATTATACAGGATATGTTAAAGACAAAGTTTTAAAACACCAGGCTGATAGCAAACATGCTTCATAACAGGATATTtaaacaattttacattatacTGCAGTTTAAAAAACTGCCTATtccaatatttaaaaaaacaataacattgcACAAATGAACAAACATTCTCAAGCTAATGTGCCCATTTTTCCCATCCAATAATCCATCTATGCTTCCACCCAAATGCAGAGGCTGAAGGGACCGTGTTAAGTATTACAAAGTAGTTGACTGTCATCCCTGGCTTTCCTAACATGGACATGATTTAAAATAGTAGATGGCATTTTGTCATAAATTTGGTAGAAATGCCAACATTTCCGAATAGAATTCATTTCTGTGGTCTAAGTATAGTTGTTATCATGTAGTTTACGGcttaaaaacatgttaaggTGTGCACTACCTGTTTAATTTAACTAGAAATATACTTTTACTTCAAAGTAATCTCCACGTTAATGCCAGGAAAATTCCCACTAAACATTACATTGTAATGAGATGATAGTGTTGATTTTCATATGAAAACTGCTTGTTTGTTCAGATGTATCGATACTACTTTGAACTCTACAGATCTAAATTATTTTCACTTTTGGACTGCGAAACCTGCGCATTGACTGCTAACTAAGATTGTCACTCACAATACTAGAATTTATTGAATATATACTCAGTGAACTACTAAATACCAACTACTAAATAGCATTAATTCTTTCCTCTCTGATACTAgttaagaagaaaaaggaaaccaTAACTGAATCTGCTGGACGCCAACAAAAGGAGAAGATTGGTAAGAAACCTGTAAACAAACCGGTGTTCTGCTTTTATGATCAGTCCTTCTCCTCTGGATAACAGTGTTTTGTGTATAAATGTGTTGCAGAAAGGCAAGAGGAGAAGCTGAAGAACAACAGAGACCTGTCTATGGTGGGAGATGTTTTGTTTCCAGTTAATATGCAGCCCAGGCTTAATGTGTGATACTGCGGTTGTCTAATTATCGTAGTTTAGTGAGGTCATTCCATTTAAAGCCAACTGAATCTGAAAAAAGTTCCCACATGACCCCTTCAGAATGaccattttgttttcatttcaacaACTGTAGcatttttttgttcttaaatCAGTTGAGAGGCGGGTCAAAATTTTGCCCGCTGATCATTCCAGTCAAACCTTATATAGTTTAATTTGAATGTTTATAGTTAAATGAATGTGTTTATTCCTGAGTGTTTGTTTTGTAGGTGCGGATGAAATCCATGTTCACCATTGGTTTCTGCTTCACAGCTCTCATGGGCATGTTCAACTAAGTTACTGCAGGGTAAAATACTGTTTCACATTTTGTTAAAAAGCTTTCTGTTTTcataaaaaaacacatcagGTAAAATAGAAGAAAGTGTAACTTGTCCAGTCCATTGCTTTAAACAAGTTCCCTTTTTGCCTTTTTATGTTACGTTCAGTTTCGATGGAAGAGTTGTGGCCAAATTGCCATTTGTGCCACTGTCGTATATCCAGGGACTGTCACACCGCAACCTGCTGGGCGAGGATTACACCGACTGCTCCTTTATTTTCCTCTATATCCTCTGCACCATGTCCATCAGACAGGTAACGTCTATACTTTTACCGTATGTCCTGGTAATTAGTTACTTTcataatattgtaactcagttactaactcagttacttttttgaagctGTAATTGGTAACTAAActgtaactaattactttttcaaagtaacctGAACAACACTGGTGAGCACTGAAGTGCCCAGGGCGGTGATTTTCAAGCGTTATCTAAACGATCTCTAGAGCATGAAAGCTGCATGTATAGAATCAATATACAAATCTGGTTAAAATGAGGTTTGTTCGCTTCCCTGATCGTAATGTTTTAAAGAGCTTTTTAATCCCTCTAAGTTAAGTTAATGCGTCTGCCTGGTTCTCCCATAGATTTCCATTTAGGACTTGTGTTGTTATAGCTTGAATGTGTTAATATGCTTTTCTTTTGTATGATTTGGCACCCTCTTGTGGCCACAGTTGGTACTTGGGAAGCTTGTTATGCCCAGCTAGTTTGATACAAGTGCGCAGTAGAGGTGAAATCTGTGCCCACGCACATTACATAACCTTACTATTTGATTTGTGATGCATGTGTAATGGGAGTAATGTGAAGAATAATGCTAGTTCACTGAAGGTTATGTTTAATTTAggcaactttaaaaatttatgCTGTTGCTGGTTGTCATTAAAACTCAGTCTCAGTTAATATATTATGTATGCTCAGTGAATGAGAAGGTAATgatctgttttgtgtttatttagtttcacaaaagaaaaagagagaggaaagacaaagaggaaaatGGATAAAGGATACCATGTATAGAAAACTCAAAGTAACATGACATTGTAAACAAGAGATGCAGACCAAagtaaagaagaatctgagtCGAAAGCattcttttcttctcactgtctGTCGAACTGGATAATCTAAGTCAAACCCACATCTAGTGAGGACAGAACAATACTGTCTTTGATTCTGCTGCTGGTTCTTTTATTCTTTACACCCGttacactgccagtattaacaaATAAATCACCTTGTGTTAAAAACCATCCTTCTGAAATTGCATCTGTTGTTTTGACCTCTTAGTCAGAGTGAGTAAGCAGAAATGAGCCGTACGCGGGGCGGTAGCATGAAGAGGGCGTGGTGTTCTGGCTCCTAAATCTTCGTAAGTGACTTGCGTTTGCCATCATTTCCAGTCCTTCTGCACATTGTTGCACATCTGTTTTCCAACTTTATCCCTGTATCCCTGCAGGGACTTTGTATCTGGAAATGGCCCAGTCAACCCTCGACTCGATGCCCGGAGCCTCGACGGGGACCGTGGTTATCACGGAGCCTCTGAACTTCTGGGGTGGAAAACGAGTGAAACCCAGGGAGGAGAAAAACGCTGAACCCGTGTTTGAGCCTGCAACTGGTGAATATACTGCTCTTTAAAATCTGCTTTAGCCTTAATGCTCCTGCTAAGGACACGTATTCTGGATAAAACAAGTGATGGTGGTTTAAAGTCCTGCGGTTTTTCTGACATATATTTGAAACGCTCAGATTCTGCTCATACTTCTGTTAAGTAGTGTAACACAGACATTTTGCCTTAACTGTGTGCAGACTAGTAGACAAACAAAGGgcaatttttttcctttacttgATATTAGTATAAAGTTGACTGAATTTCATGCTTTCAGGTTATTTGTAAAATGAATATGCACAGTAATGACAGGCAGGTATCAAAATATCCGAAGATTAAACAATGCAAGGgtctgttttacattttaatgttgcACAAAGAAGATCACTACTGTTAGTGAGGGTGTTTTTACTGATTCAGGTTAAAATGTCAATGGTTGGAAATGGAAAAGACATTTGATGCACAGAAAAATGCATGGTGTAGAGCTCTTTAACCTGGTGTTCTTCTGGTCTCTGCAGGCCGGGTCCTGTGTCAGATGGTGCCCTGTGGGGCTGAGGAGGTGGACGAAGCCATACAGAGTGCCTACGCCGCCTACCAGAAGTGGAGCAAGATGGCAGGCATGGAGAGGGCTCGGGTGATGTTAGAGGCTGCTCGCATTATCCGGGTGAGACGGTCAAGCTGTTGTGTAATAACCACCAGCAGTCCAGGAAACTGTCTAGTTCAGTGTTTGCGCAATATAAATTGGAGTTGACTGTTGGAAGCCTGCAATAAGACATTagttattcattaaaatgcaccCCTCCCTTCTCTGCTGGCCTACATCAAGTCagtctttatttgtcacatgcaaagTTGTGCATTACACGTTGCGTGTTACACGTACAGTTACCTGCAGATCCCTTTTGTATGTGCTACATACATAGCACAAACATTCACAttgggaagacaggtcagagagagGTAGAATGTAAGAGAAACAAAGTCAACAGTCCTCCAGCCGACACAGGTGGCCTTTTAAGGATAGGGTCAGAGAGTCACAGCACAGTCCTGTAATCTGGGAGAAATTGTTGTTCCAGCCAGCCATTCGACCTTGGAGCCATTTGACCTTGGAGCCTTCTAGCTGGCCCCGGGCAGCCGCATTTGAATAAATTTAACCTTTTTTGTGTCTATGCAATGACAGAGAGACAATACAATCTTATAACAAGACATCTTGTTCCACATAATTACTGAAGAGCTTCAATTGAAAtagttctttttttcctttatgcatattaaaaaaaacaacaaaaaaaacaggaaaggagggaaaaaattGCGAAGCTGGAAGCGATCAACAATGGGAAAACCATCACTGAGGCTCTGGTGAATATTGACATTTCCTGGAAGAGCATTGAGTACTATGCCGGCCTGGCTGGTACACTTGCGGGTGGGTTCAccaatgtttttgtgtttgtcaaaAGGTGCAAAAACCTCCGTTTggtattgttattgttatttggTATTGTCATTTTGGTGCAGGCCAGCATATCCAGCTCCCTGGAGGAGCATTTGCTTACTCTAGACGGGAGCcacttggtgtgtgtgtgggaattGGTGCATGGAACTTCCCTTTCGTGATTGCAACAATGAAGTCTGCTCCTGCTCTGGCGTGTGGTGAGTTTTATAACAGCATGTGTATCATCTGCTGTCAGTAATCTATATAACAGAGGATTGTGATATATactcagtgttgggaaggttacttttaaaatgtattccactacagattacacaatacatgccccaaaatgtattttgtaacgtattccgttatgttactcaatgagagtaacgtattctgaatacactggattacttaatatattatcatgcttttttataagtacatgaatgtactattgctgtgtgatttattactattactgaaggttactcgccataccaataccaactagatttttaaatcttaatataaaacaaGTAACATTAGGGTGGAcgttaggtaaggctgcacttttgcagcgatctcatatagaaaactaggaacagaatttattccatttgacagactagttacacaatatgggatgaacaagaaaagatttttagaatatcaacaaattaaatccatagtaaaaaagaaatttaaacccgGTCAAGTTAAACTACAAACACCATCAAGTGTGgtacaatttcttactcttaaaaccccaaaattactttccaaaatacacagaatgctttctaaaacagatgaatcaatatcacttcctattgcaaaatgggaagcggatttatcagttaacttagaccaaaacttctggtctcagatatgcttaaaaacctttcatttaattagaaatcccagtcttcaattaattcaatacaaaatactacatagagtgcactatacaggtcatcggatgttcaagatgggctttatgtctaccaacaactgctcacaccgTCAAGCCAATACACCggacaattacatccacgctctttggttctgtccaccagttcagaagttttggcgcgagatatgtgaagacttatcaaagtgtctgaaatgtaacattccaacttcccctttagtgtgcttgtTGGGCAGTTTAGATtatgtcactacagaaaagaatatagcccatatggttttcactgccctatgcattgccaagaaaacagtcctcatgaactggaaaaataaaaataatcttaattctaaccaatatagaaatgatctaatagattacattagtcttgatacagcctctgccaccacatcagatcaattgctctgggctcctttgatcagctccatcacctagtggggatgggggggtcatagtttggtcccaccttcgctgttgtgattggtgtgggggtagggacaggcttggggcgtcggggggttccccaggagcGTCTTCCTTGGAGGTCTCAACCCGGGGTTGCGGTCATGGCCTGTTAAGGGTAatggtttcctcgtggctgcgtgcagcggggctaggggagggtctgtgctgacggacgtgggttactgacctggtagcctggctgccctgggtgggtccggggcGGGCTGGGGGTTCTGGGGttgctccgtctctgggctgggccCTGGCTGAGCCttgggggcttgggtcctggttggtgtgtcgcCGGGgttgtgggtgggtgggtgtatgggggctcagccctggtgcagggtgccgccggtgcatcgagccacctggggggctcttcaactggtggggggggggctgtTACATCTTTGCAGAAGGTCTCCTCTCTCGaggaactcactctgcaggtgggggagatataggagaggtggaggaagaactcaacctgggtgtctattgtcttgtgtagtctggaagatgagtggatgatggggtgggtgcagttttctctgtggtgggttCGTGTGGGCTGTCCctggctctgtggggccgggcggtgctgctgaactgggccccggtccggataggcctgggccccctttccctggtgggttgcagagtatgggggtgcctactggggtcagcgggggagctggccccatgGAGGggccacttgcccctcccttccttccctccccatctccagctgcctccctcttcccgctctaccacaatcacccacgcatgcagggccttggggtaaaggtgtgtcaccagggtgcaggggaggcatcccccccctctgtcccctttccggctgcctgtgcctcaattttatcccacaacttagacattcacattactcacactctcataacacatacatataggatcttgggggtgggcacgctacacgacATCTAgaagaccatcagggtgtacaacctcacccctggcATCGTTGCCCAcctttcaattttaaatacacgtatacattgagggctagcaggaggggctatacgcttacctgctgctctggcaggtggctccatgccctcctgggttttaaatgcaccttagaacacacatgcatcaacactacatatgagcgggcggagggaggtttggagtcttcacacattCCCGTTCTCTGTTGCCTTTTGGGgtgggggggctgggaggaggagttggccatcCGATTGGGGTCCGGAaagtggggcctccctgctgctgccgagtcggggcggtctgcttctctccaccccagggaaaagggtaacactacctgagtctgggtgcagtttccccctctagggccaagggtacctagacctggggtatagagtacgcttggggagtgtgactgtgtgtgcagtgtctatttatgtctgtctccacgttgggtgagtgctgagtaattgcatatgagagcatgagggtgggaatggatgtctgtatctgtgtgagcctgtttgtctgtgtctatatgtcaggtcgggtatcagacgccacctctctgagGACATCTCAGACCCTCCatggtatggaggcctatctccccccaccacttcccctgccagtggcagatgCCTTCAGACATCGGTTCATtagtggttctttgtgtccagggatgggcgtccaggtaagcaccggctcactcctggtggctgcttgtcagggcctggagcctggggctcgctcgggccccttcggggggtggggtgcccttggcctctgggcctggggctcggtcactctggcacagctggctgccggcggagctcacgggcacgtcactgcaaccccctctggcttctgctctgcagctgctgagtgacccctcatctggggctctcctcagctctttctgggagagtggcacggttgcccctctgttggtcttccttggtctcttgtgttctgggggcctctggatgtctggagcctggctctcctccatacctgcttcatgccctggaggacaaggctatggctccccacacactctagcagatcattacatgaaggaaccttttaaatacaagcgcgctcatgctcacaggtgctcacacaaacaaactacaccctttttggctcttacctcaaagcacactgtgcgctgtcgatcttacgtgctgcacaataatattcaatatttagtatttactgttatattcacatagatcatcgcaatgatgttgtttattatattgttgccttttttttgcttgttttctcttttttctttctcaacaggtgatccaggtgattgatatatgtattttttgtctgtttgttttgttgttttttgttttttgccctttatcaccgttcctcttccccgctgtttttctttccctctttctttctcccttttcttttccccagtcaagtctgtcccgtatttagcaagtgaaaataaaataaaataaacaataaaaggtgaatcaaatagaccaatacggcaaggctgggatggtccatttggtaaagtaaatccattgggcatctttctttgcctttagacaataattctgatggcaaaagaaccaaacgggacaggcaaaaaaaaagaaagaaagaaaactattCCAcacgtatataaaacaggtccgcggctccgaaccgtagtaaagggacctctggctaatacatcgggttcgtgtcgggctcgtagccgaaaactagctttactttgttgtctggatcaactttgctagcgagagacagagagaggcgttgaaaggctgctccaacggaactttttggctgcagtggttattactatatttacatgcttccatctcccgtttctgctcggtgacaGCTTGTcagctcctttttctccctccctcgcgcTCACAGACAtataacgggtatggcagtccattctccctgcagcacggactacactgcccatgaggctacattctttagggtgatgcctgtaacactctgcctattgccttcatattaaatcatttaaaaaaaaatatttcttcacatcaTTATGAGacgcgagattgagacacagacatttgagcctcttaatgtgtgttttgtttgggtttccaacGGCATGGAATTACCCAAAAATAGAGAggacagcctaacatatgaaacaggaaaagaccgcgtGTAATCCCTTTaattcaacaaagtaactgtattctgaataccccCTTTTTAagcggtaactgtaacggaatacagctactcatattttgtattttaaaaacgTAACAGTgatacatgtattccgttactccccaacactgcatatACTGTAGGAGAGGAGGGGACTGAAACCAGAGAGAttataaaagattttttttcatagatgtggggaaaaaaaacaaaacaacaaatgtcagtctttgtctgtgtgtctgtttttgttaaaataTGCACATTTGAAAAA
Coding sequences within:
- the LOC100693320 gene encoding calcium load-activated calcium channel isoform X2 produces the protein MMSGGPTLRRVTVGGGSGQQAGMGGPVAQQQQGQTVKKKKETITESAGRQQKEKIERQEEKLKNNRDLSMVRMKSMFTIGFCFTALMGMFN
- the LOC100693320 gene encoding uncharacterized protein LOC100693320 isoform X1, which gives rise to MMSGGPTLRRVTVGGGSGQQAGMGGPVAQQQQGQTVKKKKETITESAGRQQKEKIERQEEKLKNNRDLSMLSWACSTKLLQVSMEELWPNCHLCHCRISRDCHTATCWARITPTAPLFSSISSAPCPSDSQSE